Proteins found in one Lycium ferocissimum isolate CSIRO_LF1 chromosome 6, AGI_CSIRO_Lferr_CH_V1, whole genome shotgun sequence genomic segment:
- the LOC132059144 gene encoding uncharacterized protein LOC132059144 — MSDLEDKANKVIDSLYYQIGFLLSYTGGGIYLQALHLPCAVIGWITFGLIACFIVGLYVFIWGTNTKLRRMTPPVKNLDENREELAEKAQEILDSENERSPEHNRSGVVEDTAPVHRKVKSALVIKRSLRIVNSENYLSRFEGYNRKFIVAAITCALLHGVIICCIAYFSYFHADALRCKNPMITPLQPTQIGVGDAFCKIETDKANLEFESLEEGFLAEILAPESSKDAAVGHPIAITAYIFKYDSVHDQWKHNELKVKDEKLVTRCGIRNPEDIPRAEAGAEYIVESTRVFNDKDKAAAAHLKVEEANDTQKVSATVGGASEVKNQVPSQTDAALGDRVPEDCPASISSSELPPHLVLDMPVLSPTMNIAKWMTRKVTR, encoded by the exons ATGTCGGACCTAGAAGATAAGGCAAATAAGGTCATAGATTCACTTTATTATCAGATTGGGTTTCTTCTCTCGTATACAGGAGGAGGGATATACTTGCAAGCTTTGCATCTTCCTTGTGCAGTTATTGGGTGGATAACTTTTGGGTTAATAGCTTGCTTTATTGTTGGATTGTATGTTTTCATTTGGGGGACAAATACAAAATTAAGAAGGATGACCCCTCCTGTCAAAAACCTGGATGAAAACAGAGAAGAATTAGCCGAAAAGGCACAAGAAATTTTGGATTCAGAGAATGAAAGGTCACCTGAGCACAATCGAAGTGGAGTTGTTGAAGATACAGCTCCAGTGCACCGTAAAGTGAAGTCTGCGTTAGTGATAAAGCGGTCTTTGCGGATAGTGAATTCTGAGAATTATCTAAGTAGATTTGAGGGGTACAATAGGAAATTCATTGTGGCTGCGATCACATGTGCGTTACTTCATGGGGTTATTATATGTTGCATCGCATACTTTTCATATTTCC ATGCTGATGCATTACGGTGTAAAAATCCTATGATTACACCTTTGCAGCCTACGCAGATAGGGGTTGGTGATGCTTTCTGCAAGATAGAAACTGACAAAGCAAACCTTGAGTTTGAAAGTCTTGAAGAAGG ATTCTTGGCCGAAATACTGGCACCTGAAAGTTCAAAAGATGCGGCTGTTGGGCATCCTATTGCAATCACA GCATACATCTTTAAGTATGACAGTGTCCACGATCAGTGGAAGCACAATGAGCTCAAGGTTAAGGATGAGAAGCTTGTGACCAGATGTGGCATTAG AAACCCAGAGGACATTCCACGGGCTGAGGCTGGAGCAGAGTACATCGTGGAGTCAACTAGAGTCTTCAATGATAAAGACAAGGCTGCTGCAGCTCACTTGAAG GTGGAAGAAGCAAATGACACACAAAAAGTCTCTGCTACTGTTGGTGGTGCATCAGAGGTTAAAAATCAGGTACCTTCTCAAACAGATGCAGCACTGGGAGACAGGGTTCCAGAAGACTGTCCTGCGAGTATCAGCTCATCTGAACTTCCTCCTCATTTGGTCCTCGATATGCCAGTTTTGTCCCCAACCATG AACATCGCTAAATGGATGACAAGGAAGGTCACAAG GTAG